A window of the Nycticebus coucang isolate mNycCou1 chromosome 3, mNycCou1.pri, whole genome shotgun sequence genome harbors these coding sequences:
- the CYTH4 gene encoding cytohesin-4 isoform X1, whose amino-acid sequence MDLCHTDPMELSSGEAEELQRIKWHRKQLLEDIQKLKDEIADVFAQIDCFESAEESRVAQKEKELCIGRKKFNMDPTKGIQYLIEHKLLTSNAQDIAQFLYKGEGLNKTAIGTYLGERDPINLQVLQAFVDRHEFANLNLVQALRQFLWSFRLPGEAQKIDRMMEAFAARYCLCNPGVFQSTDTCYVLSFSIIMLNTSLHNPNVRDRPPFERFVSMNRGINNGSDLPEEQLRNLFDSIKNEPFSIPEDDGNDLTHTFFNPDREGWLLKLGGRVKTWKRRWFILTDNCLYYFEFTTDKEPRGIIPLENLSVQKVEDPKKPFCLELYNPGCRGQKIKACKTDGDGKVVEGKHESYRISASSAEERDQWIQAIRASITRVPFYDLVSARKKKIASKQ is encoded by the exons ACCCAATGGAGCTGAGCAGTGGGGAGGCGGAGGAGCTGCAGCGCATCAAGTGGCACCGGAAGCAGCTTCTGGAGGACATCCAG AAGCTGAAGGATGAGATCGCAGATGTGTTTGCCCAGATTGACTGCTTCGAGAGTGCGGAGGAGAG CCGCGTGGCCCAGAAGGAGAAGGAACTGTGCATCGGGCGCAAGAAGTTCAACATGGACCCCACCAAG GGCATCCAGTATCTCATTGAgcacaagctgctgacctccaacGCCCAGGACATCGCCCAGTTCCTGTACAAGGGCGAGGGCCTCAACAAGACAGCCATTGGCACCTACCTGGGGGAGAG GGACCCCATCAACCTGCAGGTCCTCCAGGCCTTTGTGGACCGTCATGAGTTCGCCAACCTCAACCTTGTCCAGGCCCTCAG GCAGTTCCTGTGGAGCTTCCGGCTGCCTGGGGAGGCACAGAAGATTGACCGGATGATGGAGGCCTTTGCAGCCCGATACTGCCTCTGCAACCCAGGGGTCTTCCAGTCCACAG ACACCTGCTACGTGCTGTCTTTCTCCATCATCATGCTCAACACCAGCCTCCACAACCCCAACGTCCGGGACAGGCCACCTTTCGAGCGCTTTGTGTCCATGAACCGTGGCATCAACAATGGCAGCGACCTGCCTGAGGAACAGCTTCGG AATCTCTTCGACAGCATCAAGAATGAGCCTTTCTCCATCCCTGAGGACGACGGCAATGACCTCACCCACACCTTTTTCAACCCAGACCGGGAGGGCTGGCTGCTCAAGCTGG GGGGCCGCGTGAAGACATGGAAGCGCCGCTGGTTCATCCTGACTGATAACTGCCTCTACTACTTCGAGTTCACCACC GACAAGGAGCCACGGGGAATTATACCCCTGGAGAACTTATCAGTGCAGAAGGTGGAGGACCCCAAGAAGCCA TTCTGCCTGGAGCTCTACAACCCTGGCTGCCGGGGCCAGAAGATAAAGGCCTGCAAGACGGACGGGGATGGCAAGGTGGTGGAAGGCAAGCACGAGTCTTACCGCATCTCAGCCTCCAGCGCCGAGGAGCGTGACCAGTGGATCCAGGCCATCCG GGCCAGCATCACCCGCGTCCCCTTCTATGACTTGGTCTCTGCTCGGAAGAAGAAGATTGCCAGCAAGCAGTGA
- the CYTH4 gene encoding cytohesin-4 isoform X2, with product MMEAFAARYCLCNPGVFQSTDTCYVLSFSIIMLNTSLHNPNVRDRPPFERFVSMNRGINNGSDLPEEQLRNLFDSIKNEPFSIPEDDGNDLTHTFFNPDREGWLLKLGGRVKTWKRRWFILTDNCLYYFEFTTDKEPRGIIPLENLSVQKVEDPKKPFCLELYNPGCRGQKIKACKTDGDGKVVEGKHESYRISASSAEERDQWIQAIRASITRVPFYDLVSARKKKIASKQ from the exons ATGATGGAGGCCTTTGCAGCCCGATACTGCCTCTGCAACCCAGGGGTCTTCCAGTCCACAG ACACCTGCTACGTGCTGTCTTTCTCCATCATCATGCTCAACACCAGCCTCCACAACCCCAACGTCCGGGACAGGCCACCTTTCGAGCGCTTTGTGTCCATGAACCGTGGCATCAACAATGGCAGCGACCTGCCTGAGGAACAGCTTCGG AATCTCTTCGACAGCATCAAGAATGAGCCTTTCTCCATCCCTGAGGACGACGGCAATGACCTCACCCACACCTTTTTCAACCCAGACCGGGAGGGCTGGCTGCTCAAGCTGG GGGGCCGCGTGAAGACATGGAAGCGCCGCTGGTTCATCCTGACTGATAACTGCCTCTACTACTTCGAGTTCACCACC GACAAGGAGCCACGGGGAATTATACCCCTGGAGAACTTATCAGTGCAGAAGGTGGAGGACCCCAAGAAGCCA TTCTGCCTGGAGCTCTACAACCCTGGCTGCCGGGGCCAGAAGATAAAGGCCTGCAAGACGGACGGGGATGGCAAGGTGGTGGAAGGCAAGCACGAGTCTTACCGCATCTCAGCCTCCAGCGCCGAGGAGCGTGACCAGTGGATCCAGGCCATCCG GGCCAGCATCACCCGCGTCCCCTTCTATGACTTGGTCTCTGCTCGGAAGAAGAAGATTGCCAGCAAGCAGTGA